A stretch of Saccharothrix texasensis DNA encodes these proteins:
- a CDS encoding aspartate/glutamate racemase family protein, giving the protein MRTIGLIGGMSWESSAEYYRLLNEETRRRLGGHHCAPSLLLTVDFAEIERLQRTGQWERSGELLAEAARKLEGAGAELVLLCTNTMHKVADAITDAVKVPFVHIVDATARRLTGYRKVGLLGTRFTMEQDFYRDRMRAHGVEVVVPDEPDRTLVHDVIYQELTRDRVEPASRAAYRDVMARLVDRGAEAVVLGCTEITLLVDQSDSAVPLVDSTRVHVEAGVDLALA; this is encoded by the coding sequence ATGCGAACCATCGGGTTGATCGGCGGCATGAGCTGGGAGTCGTCCGCCGAGTACTACCGGCTGCTCAACGAGGAGACGCGGCGCCGGCTCGGCGGGCACCACTGCGCGCCCAGCCTGCTGCTGACCGTCGACTTCGCCGAGATCGAGCGGTTGCAGCGGACGGGCCAGTGGGAGCGGTCGGGCGAGCTGCTGGCCGAGGCCGCGCGCAAGCTCGAAGGCGCGGGCGCCGAGCTGGTCCTCTTGTGCACCAACACCATGCACAAGGTCGCCGACGCCATCACGGACGCCGTCAAGGTGCCGTTCGTGCACATCGTGGACGCCACGGCCCGGAGGTTGACCGGGTACCGCAAGGTGGGCCTGCTCGGCACCCGGTTCACCATGGAGCAGGACTTCTACCGCGACCGGATGCGCGCGCACGGCGTCGAGGTGGTCGTCCCGGACGAGCCGGACCGCACGCTCGTGCACGACGTGATCTACCAGGAGCTGACCCGCGACCGGGTCGAGCCGGCGTCGCGCGCCGCCTACCGGGACGTGATGGCACGCCTGGTCGACCGGGGCGCGGAAGCGGTGGTCCTGGGCTGCACCGAGATCACCCTGCTGGTCGACCAGTCCGACAGCGCCGTGCCGCTGGTCGACTCCACCCGCGTCCACGTCGAGGCGGGCGTCGACCTCGCGCTGGCCTGA